One Puniceicoccus vermicola genomic region harbors:
- a CDS encoding argininosuccinate synthase — protein MKIVLAYSGGLDTSVLVHWLKNEYNAEIITFAADVGQEEELDGLAEKAKATGASTHYTVDLVEEFARDFIYPMFRANTLYEGQYYCGTSIARPLIGKAHIEIARQEGAQAVAHGATGKGNDQCRFELTYAALAPDLQIISPWRNEKFRKAFPGRTEMINYCRDNNIPVEASSKKPYSMDRNLLHISYEAGILEDPWFDPTTEDNRDMYKLTTDPELAPDTPQYLELSFEKGDCVAVDGKEMSPAAVLKELNRIAGIHGIGRVDIVENRFVGMKSRGVYETPGGTILLHGRRQVESLTLDRDLCHLRDTLMPRYADLVYYGFWYAPEREALQAFIDESQKPVTGTVRLKLYKGSITTVGRKSPYSLYDADVASMEGVASDYNPDDASGFIRLQGLRLRARAAAQGGAIVESESKLSKE, from the coding sequence ATGAAGATCGTTCTAGCATATTCCGGAGGACTCGATACCTCCGTCCTCGTTCACTGGCTGAAAAACGAATATAATGCCGAAATCATTACTTTCGCTGCAGACGTCGGTCAGGAGGAAGAACTCGACGGTTTGGCGGAAAAAGCCAAGGCAACTGGAGCCTCGACCCACTACACGGTCGATTTGGTCGAGGAATTTGCCCGCGATTTCATTTACCCAATGTTCCGGGCCAACACCCTTTATGAGGGTCAATATTACTGCGGCACCTCGATTGCGCGCCCTCTAATCGGCAAAGCCCACATCGAAATCGCCCGTCAGGAAGGCGCTCAGGCCGTCGCACACGGAGCCACCGGCAAAGGAAACGACCAATGCCGTTTCGAGCTCACCTACGCGGCTCTCGCCCCGGATCTCCAGATCATTTCCCCTTGGCGGAATGAGAAATTCCGGAAGGCCTTCCCAGGTCGGACTGAGATGATCAATTACTGCCGGGACAACAACATCCCCGTCGAAGCTTCCTCGAAGAAGCCTTATTCGATGGACCGGAATCTCCTGCACATTTCCTACGAAGCTGGCATTCTCGAAGATCCGTGGTTCGACCCGACGACGGAAGACAACCGGGACATGTACAAGTTGACCACGGATCCGGAGCTTGCTCCCGATACCCCGCAATATCTTGAGCTTTCCTTCGAAAAAGGCGACTGTGTGGCCGTGGACGGCAAGGAAATGTCCCCTGCCGCGGTTCTCAAAGAGCTGAACCGGATCGCCGGGATTCATGGAATTGGGCGGGTCGACATTGTCGAAAACCGTTTTGTCGGCATGAAAAGCCGAGGAGTCTATGAAACTCCTGGTGGAACAATTCTTCTTCACGGCCGTCGTCAGGTCGAAAGCCTGACCCTCGACCGCGACCTCTGTCACCTTCGGGACACCTTGATGCCCCGCTATGCGGACCTCGTCTATTACGGTTTCTGGTACGCTCCCGAGCGCGAAGCCCTGCAGGCCTTCATCGACGAGAGCCAAAAGCCCGTAACCGGCACCGTGCGCCTGAAGCTCTACAAGGGCAGCATCACCACGGTCGGACGCAAGTCGCCCTACTCCCTCTATGACGCCGACGTGGCCTCGATGGAAGGTGTGGCCAGCGATTACAACCCTGACGACGCTTCCGGTTTCATCCGTCTCCAAGGACTGCGTCTCCGGGCCCGGGCAGCCGCTCAGGGCGGAGCGATTGTCGAAAGCGAGAGCAAGCTCTCGAAGGAATAA